A genomic stretch from Aedes albopictus strain Foshan chromosome 2, AalbF5, whole genome shotgun sequence includes:
- the LOC109414707 gene encoding caldesmon: MDFDWDNISIGEPALNTSNSYFFRDNIKMEKEEEPNRDDCAGSSSGSSGKSAGQRQLDDKALLEEYQRHQAKTRQVETCDRAYRYAQVYENKRKALREKEEKQLQEMKKFQARPAPNFKSGAKKENAVPKFTIPVTPKQMKPERIQKQAMQVKKLEDRTKDPEPTKEFKAHDAKVLKEEPFKPALVKTVIKQAPFELRMSSRLQERKLLDEQRHRAKEEKARREAEERRLAEERELKLLRKQKEFKANPNPFK, from the exons ATGGATTTCGACTGGGACAACATCAGCATCGGGGAACCCGCCCTGAACACCTCCAACAGCTATTTCT TCCGCGACAACATCAAGATGGAAAAGGAGGAGGAACCGAACCGGGATGATTGTGCCGGTTCGTCCTCGGGTTCTTCGGGGAAAAGTGCCGGCCAACGGCAACTGGACGATAAGGCACTGCTCGAGGAGTACCAGCGGCATCAGGCCAAGACGAGACAGGTGGAGACCTGTGACCGTGCCTACCGGTATGCACAGGTGTACGAAAACAAGCGGAAAGCACTGCGCGAGAAGGAGGAGAAGCAGCTGCAGGAGATGAAGAAGTTCCAGGCACGGCCGGCACCAAATTTCAAATCCGGCGCCAAGAAGGAGAACGCCGTGCCAAAGTTTACCATTCCGGTGACGCCGAAGCAGATGAAACCGGAGCGGATCCAGAAGCAGGCGATGCAGGTCAAGAAGTTG GAGGACCGCACCAAGGATCCGGAGCCCACGAAAGAGTTCAAGGCGCACGACGCCAAAGTGCTCAAAGAGGAACCCTTCAAACCGGCACTGGTCAAGACGGTGATCAAGCAGGCCCCATTCGAGTTGAGAATGTCCTCGCGGTTGCAGGAGCGGAAGTTGCTCGACGAACAGCGGCATCGGGCCAAGGAGGAGAAGGCACGCCGCGAAGCGGAAGAACGACGACTGGCCGAAGAACGGGAACTGAAATTGCTGCGCAAACAGAAGGAGTTCAAAGCCAACCCCAATCCGTTCAAGTAG